From one Brachypodium distachyon strain Bd21 chromosome 4, Brachypodium_distachyon_v3.0, whole genome shotgun sequence genomic stretch:
- the LOC100842081 gene encoding fatty acyl-CoA reductase 1 yields the protein MDDAAVAGCFRDKIILVTGSTGFLGKLLVEKILRVQPDVKKLYLLVRAPDAASAEQRILSQVLGKDLFNTLREKHGLAGFQKLVKEKIVPLAGDIGDRNFGLHSSRADALYKEIDVIVNGAATTSFYERYDVSLASNALGAKYACEFAKKCTNLKLLLHVSTAFVAGTQEGLLLEKTLQMGETLRQGYYLDIEAELQLAEKVKTELKTSKGGSSDQLEKTAMKELGLKRACHFGWPNVYTFTKAMGEMLLAEQRGDLPVVIIRPTMVTSTYQDPFPGWIEGARTIDALIVAYDEQAFPCFVGDLKDTMDAVPADMVVNATLVAMAVHWNEKGQVVYHVSSALQNPLTGYVFEDACWDYFSIHPRVLENGKPLQNRRPYLFKRFAYFRAYLMLVYKLPLEMLHAVSLLLCGLFSQYYNKHNRRYSFLMLLVKLYAPYAFFKGCFDDTNLTRLRKDVKMCGSDGSIFNFDPKSMDWHSYLLNVHVPAVLKYGRKKKGSV from the exons ATGGATGATGCCGCGGTGGCTGGGTGCTTCCGGGACAAGATCATCCTCGTCACTGGCTCAACCGGCTTCCTCGGAAAAT TGCTGGTGGAGAAGATACTGAGGGTTCAGCCTGATGTGAAGAAGCTCTACCTGTTGGTGCGTGCGCCGGATGCTGCCTCCGCCGAGCAGCGTATCCTGTCCCAG GTGTTGGGGAAGGATCTGTTCAATACCCTGCGAGAAAAGCACGGGCTTGCTGGCTTCCAGAAGCTCGTCAAGGAAAAGATAGTTCCTCTTGCAGGAGACATTGGGGATCGCAACTTCGGGCTCCACAGCTCCAGAGCTGATGCCCTGTATAAGGAGATCGATGTTATCGTCAATGGGGCTGCAACGACTAGCTTTTACGAAAG GTACGATGTTTCTTTGGCATCTAATGCATTAGGGGCCAAATATGCATGTGAATTTGCAAAGAAGTGCACGAATCTGAAATTATTGCTTCATGTTTCCACTG CTTTTGTAGCTGGTACCCAAGAAGGACTTCTACTGGAGAAAACACTCCAGATGGGTGAAACGCTACGGCAAGGTTACTACTTGGACATTGAAGCTGAGTTGCAGTTAGCTGAGAAGGTCAAGACTGAACTCAAAACATCTAAGGGTGGTAGCTCAGACCAATTGGAGAAGACAGCCATGAAAGAACTTGGCCTAAAGAG GGCTTGCCATTTTGGATGGCCAAATGTATATACATTTACCAAGGCTATGGGGGAGATGTTACTTGCGGAGCAGAGGGGAGACCTTCCTGTCGTCATAATTCGGCCCACCATGGTGACCAGCACATATCAGGACCCATTTCCTGGGTGGATAGAAGGGGCAAG GACAATTGATGCTCTAATTGTTGCCTACGACGAGCAAGCATTCCCATGTTTCGTAGGTGATCTCAAAGACACAATGGATGCG gttCCTGCAGACATGGTGGTAAATGCAACGCTGGTAGCCATGGCTGTTCACTGGAATGAGAAAGGGCAAGTTGTTTACCACGTGAGCTCAGCACTCCAGAATCCATTGACTGGTTACGTTTTTGAGGACGCATGTTGGGATTACTTCTCCATTCATCCACGTGTACTAGAGAATGGGAAACCCCTCCAAAACAGAAGGCCGTACCTATTCAAGAGATTCGCTTACTTCCGTGCATATCTGATGCTGGTGTATAAGCTACCACTTGAG ATGTTGCATGCAGTGAGCCTATTGTTATGTGGGTTGTTTTCACAATATTATAATAAGCACAACCGAAGATACAgtttcttgatgctcttggtcaAGTTGTATGCACCGTATGCCTTCTTCAAAGGATG CTTTGATGACACGAACTTGACAAGGTTGCGGAAGGATGTAAAGATGTGCGGTAGTGATGGCAGCATATTTAACTTTGATCCCAAATCTATGGACTGGCACTCGTATCTCTTAAATGTCCACGTCCCAGCTGTGCTGAAGTATGGCCGGAAAAAGAAGGGAAGTGTATAG
- the LOC100841782 gene encoding uncharacterized protein LOC100841782 isoform X2 has product MVNWVQVKRKYLLSRLAKNAGLRQHAVAVDAGTVINFWLPKHKAPAKKKKKATTTTPVPTVEKDQYRGEETGKPAVVLVHGFAGDGMMTWAFQVGSLRKRYDVYVPDLVHFGGSTSPSPDRSVGFQAACVAAALERLGVERCAVVGFSYGGLVAFQMAAACPGLVRSVVVSGADVAYTGAMNDALLARLGGAARKITELMLPESVAGVSRLFSAALHMRMWMPSCLLSDFLKVMYSNRKERTEMPNAMVVKDTQVLTPAFQQGILLLWGESDNFFPIESAKRLKEELGEKVTLRSIRKAGHLAQLERPFVYNRCLKEFLARVNAI; this is encoded by the exons ATGGTGAACTGGGTACAAGTGAAACGGAAATACCTGCTAAGCCGGCTGGCCAAGAACGCCGGCCTCCGGCAGCACGCCGTGGCCGTGGACGCCGGCACCGTCATCAACTTCTGGCTGCCCAAGCACAAAGCAccggccaagaagaagaagaaggccactACCACTACTCCCGTTCCTACCGTGGAGAAGGATCAGTACCGAGGAGAAGAGACGGGGAAGCCCGCGGTGGTTCTGGTCCACGGCTTCGCCGGCGACGGTATGATGACGTGGGCGTTCCAGGTGGGCTCCTTGCGCAAGCGCTACGACGTCTACGTGCCTGACCTTGTCCACTTCGGCGGctcgacctcgccgtcgcctgaCCGGTCCGTGGGCTTCCAGGCGGCGTgcgtcgcggcggcgctggagagGCTCGGCGTGGAGCGCTGCGCTGTGGTCGGGTTCAGCTACGGCGGGCTCGTGGCGTTccagatggcggcggcgtgcccgGGCCTGGTGCGGTcggtcgtcgtctccggcgccgacgtGGCGTACACGGGCGCGATGAACGACGCCCTGCTCGCGAggctcggcggcgccgcccggaAGATCACGGAGCTCATGCTGCCGGAGTCCGTCGCGGGCGTCAGTCGGCTCTTCTCCGCCGCGCTCCACATGAGGATGTGGATGCCCTCTTGCTTGCTCAGCGACTTCCTCAAG GTGATGTATAGCAACCGAAAGGAGAGAACCGAGATGCCGAATGCTATGGTGGTCAAAGACACCCAAGTATTGACCCCTGCTTTTCAGCAG ggcaTACTCCTGCTATGGGGCGAAAGCGACAACTTCTTCCCCATAGAGAGCGCCAAGAGGCTGAAAGA GGAGCTGGGCGAAAAGGTGACTCTGCGGAGCATAAGGAAAGCAGGGCACCTAGCCCAGCTGGAGAGGCCCTTCGTCTACAACCGCTGCCTCAAGGAGTTCCTGGCCCGTGTCAACGCTATCTGA
- the LOC100841782 gene encoding uncharacterized protein LOC100841782 isoform X3 has protein sequence MVNWVQVKRKYLLSRLAKNAGLRQHAVAVDAGTVINFWLPKHKAPAKKKKKATTTTPVPTVEKDQYRGEETGKPAVVLVHGFAGDGMMTWAFQVGSLRKRYDVYVPDLVHFGGSTSPSPDRSVGFQAACVAAALERLGVERCAVVGFSYGGLVAFQMAAACPGLVRSVVVSGADVAYTGAMNDALLARLGGAARKITELMLPESVAGVSRLFSAALHMRMWMPSCLLSDFLKVMYSNRKERTEMPNAMVVKDTQVLTPAFQQGILLLWGESDNFFPIESAKRLKE, from the exons ATGGTGAACTGGGTACAAGTGAAACGGAAATACCTGCTAAGCCGGCTGGCCAAGAACGCCGGCCTCCGGCAGCACGCCGTGGCCGTGGACGCCGGCACCGTCATCAACTTCTGGCTGCCCAAGCACAAAGCAccggccaagaagaagaagaaggccactACCACTACTCCCGTTCCTACCGTGGAGAAGGATCAGTACCGAGGAGAAGAGACGGGGAAGCCCGCGGTGGTTCTGGTCCACGGCTTCGCCGGCGACGGTATGATGACGTGGGCGTTCCAGGTGGGCTCCTTGCGCAAGCGCTACGACGTCTACGTGCCTGACCTTGTCCACTTCGGCGGctcgacctcgccgtcgcctgaCCGGTCCGTGGGCTTCCAGGCGGCGTgcgtcgcggcggcgctggagagGCTCGGCGTGGAGCGCTGCGCTGTGGTCGGGTTCAGCTACGGCGGGCTCGTGGCGTTccagatggcggcggcgtgcccgGGCCTGGTGCGGTcggtcgtcgtctccggcgccgacgtGGCGTACACGGGCGCGATGAACGACGCCCTGCTCGCGAggctcggcggcgccgcccggaAGATCACGGAGCTCATGCTGCCGGAGTCCGTCGCGGGCGTCAGTCGGCTCTTCTCCGCCGCGCTCCACATGAGGATGTGGATGCCCTCTTGCTTGCTCAGCGACTTCCTCAAG GTGATGTATAGCAACCGAAAGGAGAGAACCGAGATGCCGAATGCTATGGTGGTCAAAGACACCCAAGTATTGACCCCTGCTTTTCAGCAG ggcaTACTCCTGCTATGGGGCGAAAGCGACAACTTCTTCCCCATAGAGAGCGCCAAGAGGCTGAAAGAGTGA
- the LOC100841782 gene encoding uncharacterized protein LOC100841782 isoform X1: protein MVNWVQVKRKYLLSRLAKNAGLRQHAVAVDAGTVINFWLPKHKAPAKKKKKATTTTPVPTVEKDQYRGEETGKPAVVLVHGFAGDGMMTWAFQVGSLRKRYDVYVPDLVHFGGSTSPSPDRSVGFQAACVAAALERLGVERCAVVGFSYGGLVAFQMAAACPGLVRSVVVSGADVAYTGAMNDALLARLGGAARKITELMLPESVAGVSRLFSAALHMRMWMPSCLLSDFLKVMYSNRKERTEMPNAMVVKDTQVLTPAFQQVDLDEINTYLSGRHRPYYEVSRRTPTHGILLLWGESDNFFPIESAKRLKEELGEKVTLRSIRKAGHLAQLERPFVYNRCLKEFLARVNAI from the exons ATGGTGAACTGGGTACAAGTGAAACGGAAATACCTGCTAAGCCGGCTGGCCAAGAACGCCGGCCTCCGGCAGCACGCCGTGGCCGTGGACGCCGGCACCGTCATCAACTTCTGGCTGCCCAAGCACAAAGCAccggccaagaagaagaagaaggccactACCACTACTCCCGTTCCTACCGTGGAGAAGGATCAGTACCGAGGAGAAGAGACGGGGAAGCCCGCGGTGGTTCTGGTCCACGGCTTCGCCGGCGACGGTATGATGACGTGGGCGTTCCAGGTGGGCTCCTTGCGCAAGCGCTACGACGTCTACGTGCCTGACCTTGTCCACTTCGGCGGctcgacctcgccgtcgcctgaCCGGTCCGTGGGCTTCCAGGCGGCGTgcgtcgcggcggcgctggagagGCTCGGCGTGGAGCGCTGCGCTGTGGTCGGGTTCAGCTACGGCGGGCTCGTGGCGTTccagatggcggcggcgtgcccgGGCCTGGTGCGGTcggtcgtcgtctccggcgccgacgtGGCGTACACGGGCGCGATGAACGACGCCCTGCTCGCGAggctcggcggcgccgcccggaAGATCACGGAGCTCATGCTGCCGGAGTCCGTCGCGGGCGTCAGTCGGCTCTTCTCCGCCGCGCTCCACATGAGGATGTGGATGCCCTCTTGCTTGCTCAGCGACTTCCTCAAG GTGATGTATAGCAACCGAAAGGAGAGAACCGAGATGCCGAATGCTATGGTGGTCAAAGACACCCAAGTATTGACCCCTGCTTTTCAGCAGGTTGACCTGGACGAAATCAATACGTATCTTTCCGGTCGACATCGTCCATATTATGAAGTTTCAAGAAGAACACCAACTCAT ggcaTACTCCTGCTATGGGGCGAAAGCGACAACTTCTTCCCCATAGAGAGCGCCAAGAGGCTGAAAGA GGAGCTGGGCGAAAAGGTGACTCTGCGGAGCATAAGGAAAGCAGGGCACCTAGCCCAGCTGGAGAGGCCCTTCGTCTACAACCGCTGCCTCAAGGAGTTCCTGGCCCGTGTCAACGCTATCTGA
- the LOC100841782 gene encoding uncharacterized protein LOC100841782 isoform X4: MVNWVQVKRKYLLSRLAKNAGLRQHAVAVDAGTVINFWLPKHKAPAKKKKKATTTTPVPTVEKDQYRGEETGKPAVVLVHGFAGDGMMTWAFQVGSLRKRYDVYVPDLVHFGGSTSPSPDRSVGFQAACVAAALERLGVERCAVVGFSYGGLVAFQMAAACPGLVRSVVVSGADVAYTGAMNDALLARLGGAARKITELMLPESVAGVSRLFSAALHMRMWMPSCLLSDFLKVMYSNRKERTEMPNAMVVKDTQVLTPAFQQVDLDEINTAYSCYGAKATTSSP; encoded by the exons ATGGTGAACTGGGTACAAGTGAAACGGAAATACCTGCTAAGCCGGCTGGCCAAGAACGCCGGCCTCCGGCAGCACGCCGTGGCCGTGGACGCCGGCACCGTCATCAACTTCTGGCTGCCCAAGCACAAAGCAccggccaagaagaagaagaaggccactACCACTACTCCCGTTCCTACCGTGGAGAAGGATCAGTACCGAGGAGAAGAGACGGGGAAGCCCGCGGTGGTTCTGGTCCACGGCTTCGCCGGCGACGGTATGATGACGTGGGCGTTCCAGGTGGGCTCCTTGCGCAAGCGCTACGACGTCTACGTGCCTGACCTTGTCCACTTCGGCGGctcgacctcgccgtcgcctgaCCGGTCCGTGGGCTTCCAGGCGGCGTgcgtcgcggcggcgctggagagGCTCGGCGTGGAGCGCTGCGCTGTGGTCGGGTTCAGCTACGGCGGGCTCGTGGCGTTccagatggcggcggcgtgcccgGGCCTGGTGCGGTcggtcgtcgtctccggcgccgacgtGGCGTACACGGGCGCGATGAACGACGCCCTGCTCGCGAggctcggcggcgccgcccggaAGATCACGGAGCTCATGCTGCCGGAGTCCGTCGCGGGCGTCAGTCGGCTCTTCTCCGCCGCGCTCCACATGAGGATGTGGATGCCCTCTTGCTTGCTCAGCGACTTCCTCAAG GTGATGTATAGCAACCGAAAGGAGAGAACCGAGATGCCGAATGCTATGGTGGTCAAAGACACCCAAGTATTGACCCCTGCTTTTCAGCAGGTTGACCTGGACGAAATCAATAC ggcaTACTCCTGCTATGGGGCGAAAGCGACAACTTCTTCCCCATAG
- the LOC100841479 gene encoding uncharacterized protein LOC100841479: MVNWVQVQRKYLLCRLAKNAGLRQHAVAVDDAAGTVVNFWLPEHKAPAKKKKNATTTDAENNRGEETEEKQRSRHAVVLVHGFAGDGLMTWAFQMGPLGRQGYDVYVPDLVHFCGSSSAWPSPETTTAGFQAASIAAALGKLGVERCTAVGFSYGGLVAFEMAAARPGLVRSVVVSGSVAAYTGAMNDALLARLGARTTGDLMLPESVAGVRRLFSAALHMKMWMPARFLDDFLKVMYSNRKERAEMLENSVTKDNQVPILAFQQDMLLLWGESDKFFPIEDAKRLREELGEKAILRSIRKAGHLAHLERPCVYNRYLKEFLARVNAVSAS; encoded by the exons ATGGTGAACTGGGTACAAGTGCAACGGAAATACCTGCTATGCCGGCTGGCCAAGAACGCCGGCCTCCGgcagcacgccgtcgccgtcgacgacgccgccggcaccgTCGTCAACTTCTGGCTTCCAGAGCACAAAGCACCggctaagaagaagaagaacgccACCACTACTGATGCAGAGAATAACAGAGGAGAAGAGACGGAGGAGAAGCAGAGGAGCAGGCACGCGGTGGTGCTGGTGCACGGCttcgccggcgacggcctgATGACGTGGGCCTTCCAGATGGGCCCGCTGGGCCGCCAGGGCTACGACGTCTACGTCCCCGACCTGGTCCACTTCtgcggctcctcctccgcctggccgtcgccggagacgacgaccgCGGGCTTCCAGGCGGCGAGcatcgcggcggcgctggggaagctggGCGTGGAGCGGTGCACGGCGGTGGGGTTCAGCTACGGCGGGTTGGTGGCGTTCGAGATGGCAGCGGCGCGCCCGGGCCTCGTCCGctccgtcgtcgtctccggctccgTCGCCGCCTACACGGGCGCCATGAACGACGCCCTGCTCGCCAGGCTCGGCGCCCGGACCACCGGGGACCTCATGCTGCCGGAGTCCGTCGCGGGCGTCAGGCGGCTCTTCTCCGCCGCCCTCCACATGAAGATGTGGATGCCCGCTCGCTTCCTCGATGACTTCCTCAAG GTGATGTATAGCAACCGAAAGGAGAGAGCTGAGATGCTGGAAAACTCAGTGACCAAAGACAACCAAGTACCAATCCTTGCTTTTCAGCAG GACATGCTTCTGCTGTGGGGTGAGAGTGACAAGTTCTTCCCCATAGAGGACGCCAAGAGGCTCAGAGA GGAGCTGGGCGAGAAGGCGATCCTGCGGAGCATAAGGAAAGCGGGACATCTGGCGCACCTGGAGAGGCCCTGCGTCTACAACCGCTACCTCAAGGAGTTCCTGGCCCGTGTCAACGCCGTCTCAGCGTCTTGA